The Cucurbita pepo subsp. pepo cultivar mu-cu-16 chromosome LG15, ASM280686v2, whole genome shotgun sequence genome contains the following window.
aaagtaaaaaatttatttatctcaAAATCGTCTTTTTAAGGACCTGTTAGACAATGTTTAAAATCCAGGGACCTAtctgtaaaattaaaaatttagaccgtttttaaagtttaaaaacctattaaatgtaaaattaaaagtttagaaacttATTAGACACCCGAAATTTCACTAAATaagaattataattaattaaaccgaggaaatttttttatttctccattttgcccttacaaatttaataaattcttctTTTACCCTTCGATTTTTGTAGACAAGATGCGACTTTTCGAATAGAGGTGTCCATGAAACAAACGGTCGAATAGTTGCAATTTGTACGCACGACTATTTGAATAGAGGTGGTTGCATATTGAATCATGCccttacaattttaataaattcctCTTTTACCCTTCGTTTCTTGTTGACAAGACGTGACTTTTCGAATTGAAGCACCCATGAAAAGAATGGACGTATAGTCTCAATTCGTACCGATGGTCACAACGGCTCAAATGAGAGTGATAGTTGTGAAACAGTGTTGTTGCCTTTTAAACTCGTTTCTTCTACATCCTTATCGTGTTAGTGCACGGTCAAAATTTCTCGAGCATTGCAACCTCCATATGTtttcataatttcattttctcgaGCTTCGATCGAGTTTCTTCGATGTTGTTTCGATTTAAACTTGGAACCAATTTTATTTGACGATTAGGCTTTTGGtataaaatggaaatatagCTAAACTTGGGGGTTAAAACgtaaaattttgttcataaattgtttttaaggGAGGCCCAATAACAGCTCATCGAGGCCCAAAACAGTTGAAGAGTTTGGATAATGTGTTGATACTATGAGCTACAAAAAAAACCAGACATTTAAAAGTTTGGAGATACCTATGAATTGTCGATTGACGGCTTTCGTTTAGAGTAACTACTATGTTTAAAACTCCACTCATGTTTACGACTAGGATATAATAAGGAATCTTTCGTTcacctctctaaccgatgtgagatctcaaaatccacttTTTTTGGgggaccagcgtcctcgctggcacaccgctcggtgcctgactctgatactatttgtaacagcccaaacccaccgctagtagatattgtccgctttagctcgttacatatcgtcgtcagtctcacgagtttaaaacgtgtctactagggagagggttccacacccttataagaaatgactCATTCTCCTatctaactgatgtggaatctcacactaTCGTTTAACAACGAACATATCTTATTAAAGACAATGGTCCATATAGATATCATTGTAGTTGGTAGACACGATGTTGCTCCCCTCGCAACTGTGATTGGGAGTCACCAACTAATCTATGATTATGAACGGTCTAGATTGACATAGCCCATATATATCTCAAAGTTGGATCAGTTTCAAGGTCGTGCCTCAAATGttcaaaatgatttttatgTGATAacaaagaacaataaatagCCTACCTAAGTATGACGTTTGATTAATCATGTAAGGTTTAAACATGATTATGATTAACTATCTATGGTATCAATTTGTTATTCATTATCCACTGTGTCACGATTGTCGTTTATGTGCCTATgtttaggggtgtacattcaaccgaACAACCGACAATTCGGACCaatccaacccgaactataagggttgaattgggttggattaaatttttgagttggtttgggttctgaacccgaactgaCTTGGTTTGGTTTCGAAGTCATGGGACAAAACCCTCGAATTAACtcgagccaaataaaaatatatcaaatatactaAGAAGTTTTCACTGATGGTAGGTTTGTCAGAGTGGTACTTTGTCAACTTAAAACACTCTCACcccaataattatttttatgtaagaTTGTATcagaataattataaattgtggataaataaaacttttttaaaaaaataatttttgattGTAtcgaaataattataaattgtggaaaaataaaacttttttaaaaaaataattttttttaacaacccgaacccaactcaacccgaaGATaaagggttgagttgggttgggttgtgaaaattttcgggttgggttgggttaccaatctaaccaacccgaacttttcgattgggtcaaaaaaattcCTCAACCCAACttggaccatgtacacccgaACTTATGAGATACTAGAAGGTTTTTAACTGCCTCAACGGGTGAAGGAATTATTTATGGTTAACCCACGTATGTATTCTAGTTGGTACGAACACAGTGTAATTCTTCTCACTTTTTAGTTAtagttatataatatatatatatatatcacaacATGTTAAGATGTACTATGTTGGAACTCTGCAGGGTTGCTAACTACGTTAGAAGCGAGGTAGTCATTTCGCATATGTAATTCAAATCTCTCTATAATAACAACATTTTAAATAGAGGTGTACACGGATTAAGTTGGGTTGATTAAATCTTTTGGTTGATTAAATCTTTTGGACCGACCTGAAAATGGGTCGGTGACCCGAGCAAACCAAATAGAGtttacaacccaaccctctgttttcgagttgggttgtcAGGTTGTTAtttacaacccaaccctctattttcaagttggttgtcaggttgttctttttttaattatttaaaaaaaatcttaattatttacCATACAGGTTATATTAATTACACTTCACTAACATTCATTAtgttataaatatgaaatatttttaattttcataataataaaaaaggtaAGATAGAATTGTAATCCTATTTTCGGCTTGGTCGAGTTGACCCAACTACAAAATATCAACCCATAAACCGACccaatttttttacttttaaaaaattcaactcaatccacaaagaaaaaaatctaaccgaACTTAAATGATTTGGATTGAATAGTCGAGACCGGTCAGGTTCTCGAGTTATTTGAACTCccatagttttaaattataaataattcatatgttaaataaaataatatatatatatatatataaataatttatgaatttactAAAAAGacctttaatatataaattcatataatGTATAAACTATAGAATTTGAAAGGtatgaataattaatatactcagttaataaataatatttcatttccaTAATTTTAGTTGCTTTTTATGTGAACGACTTTTCAAGATTTTCAGTGAGGGTCTTCATGACAGATACTGCTCTGTGGCTTCTCCCGAGCTTCGAGAGTGAGACCGGCGACACTCAGATCTGAATCCACCTCCAATATCTCAAGCTCCTTCCCCTCGTCCCCTTCCGGAGCGGCTTTCAGGTACTGTAAGCTTCTAATCTTTCTGAATTCTTGCTCCTTTCGCTTTCTCATTCACTTTCTGTGTTCGAATTGGCAATCCCTTGATTTTGATTGCGatggaactttttttttaagtttaattttcatcTGCTTTGTTATTGAGTTGTATAATTGATTCGCGATTGTTTTCTAATTTAGTCTTGGACCGTTGATTTCCAGTGAACTTTGAATTTCGTTTGAAAATTTCTTATGTTGTTTAATCcgtttattttattcttttgtcGTTTGAAATGGgggttttgaaaaagaattcttatgatttttgaatatttatgtCCGTTGATCCATGTCAATTAGATTCCTTCAAGAATTTAATTGATTCTGATTATTTAATGTCTACTTGGAAGTGGGTTATggatttttggttaatttattAAGTTTCCTGAAGTGGTCTCTACTCATCTATGCTTGTGGGTCGGTATTGTTTCTCAACATTCATTGTGAATTTGCCTTGTTGATCGGAAAAatctgttaggaatcacgaacctccccaatggtatgatattgtccactttgagtataagctctcatggctttgctttgggcttccacaAAAGGCTTCAttagatgtatttcttacttataaacctagaatcattccctaaattagccaacgtgggactccctcccaacaatcctcccctcgacaaagtacactatagaacCTCCCCCGaggtctatggagccctcgaacaacctccccttaatcgaggctcgattcCTTTTCTGGAgtcatcgaacaaagtacaccctttgttcgacacttgagtcacttttgtctacaccttcgaggctcacaacttttttgttcgacatttgaggattctattcacatagctaagtttagggcatgactctgatacattgttaggaatcatgaacCTCTACAGTggtatgaatgatattttccactttgagcataagctctcttggctttgctttgggcttccccaaaaggcctcataccaatggagatgtattccttacttataaatccatgatcattccctaaattaatcaacgtgggactccctctcAACAGCCctcatcaaaattcaaaatcttgaattttgaGAGCATTTGGCAATGCTTAGGGAGACAAAAAGGGCATCTAGCTAAAAAGATTCTAGCAAGTTTGACTGCActggttttttttgttaagtaGCCGAGGCATAATGGCTACTAGAACTTATGATTACTACTTTTTTAACTCGTGTGACTTGTGAGCTATTACTTTGTTACTACAAGAGCATCAGACAATCATGTGTATGAACAGTACCTCTTTTTCTGATCTGGAGGTCCGAGATAAATTGGTGCACAAGTGAAAACATCTGCTTGGAAATGCTGTTATCAATTGTTGATAAAGAAGCGTGGCTTTGCAGGTTTCCTACTATCATAAAACCATGTCAAGGAGGCCAGTAAATCCTTCTCGACGTCTTGTTGATGGTGGGAGTCTTCCATTTGTCGGATCAATACATTCCAAGTCACGGTCATCGCCTTTGCTAACCATAGGGCTTGTTGTggtacttttcttttctaatcaaagaaagaagaacactATTCTTCATCATATTTTTGGCAACTAATTTAACTTtctatgtttaaaattttcaggGAGCAATGCTTCTTATTGGATTTTGTTATCATCAATCAGGTCTTTATTTTATCTCTTatcttgatttatttttaattaagtcTCTCTCGATCGCTCCCAGCCACGATAACCGTCATTGTGTTTGTTCATCTGTTTTAGGACATTCCCTCTCTATTcagtttaataattttatgttcaCAGCCACTGAAATGCGAATCCTTTCTGAATTTTTCATCCCTCTGCCTACCTGTGCTACATTTTTGCATGCATCTTCCTCTCATTAACAGCTATTCTTTTTGGGATACAACACAAGCAtgattacttatttattactGTGACTTCCATGTAACTCCCTACTCCATTTTTAAGTTTGACTATTGTATAGATGGTGGTTGACCCTGCtcataatttttcattgaaCCTGCAACTTGATTCGCTCGATAGTTCTAGTTATTTAGAAGTATCTAATCTCTAACAACATTTCCTTTAGTTAGTTGGTAAAGAGACAAACCGCTAGCTCTAGCTGGACTTTTAAATTCATAGTTATGATGGATATCTCCTGCTAGTAACTGTATGAAACTGGTAGCAAAGAAGTAATAAAAAGGGTAAGGGTATGTTTTTGTTACTAACGGCTTGTGATGTTTCCTCTTTTCTTGATGTAATTACTGTATTTGGTTGCTTATTCATTGTCAATTTTCATGAAAGGTGGATCAAGGAGCAATATAGAGGCTGTGAGTAAAGTTGAAGGTGAATATATATTACTCTATCTATTCTTGAGTAAAAGTTTAGTTTCATCGAAAGTTTTAGACTGAAATGCAATTGATTGTTGAAGGGGAGGTACtataatttgttattattcttttctacTTTGATCAGGCATTGTTCTAGTCAACATGATCTTATGGATGTTGTGCCTATATTATTGTACATTATCTATCTTTATCTGCGTACATTCTAATGTATTAATATATGAAGTGTAGTTGATAAACGATAGGACGGTCCGAGGGTTGTGTGTAGTGCCTTGGGTACCGGGGTTATCTTTTTATGGATAGgaaataatttcattgattataCGAAACGGTACGAAAAGAGCTAACCCATCCAGAGAGATTACAAAAAATTTCTCCAGTTGGATATGAGAGAATTCATGCAGAAGCTGTTCAAAGgaactataattttataccAGTAAAGAGCCATAAAAGAGAGAGCTTCCTTTGTATTGAAAGATCATTGACTTCCTTTGATTCCAGATATTTCAAATACACGCATTCACACACATTTTGACACCCTCTGGCCTCTCACGCTCTATCGTAACTCCCTCTTCTGTCTATCTCTAGCCTCCTCCCTATGTTATTTCTGCATTTTTGATTCTTGCCATTCCCTTTGTCCAGCCTATCCCGTGTTTGTTGAACTTAACTTTCCTCTCTATGTCACATGCGATATGATTCCCTCCATCTATTTCATGTCATTACGTATTCCCTTTCTTTTGGTTGTTGCCATACCACACTGCCTAGAACAGTCCGCCCCTAGCTTGTCTTTGTTGGAATGTAAGTCTCCTCTCTGTTTCATGCCTCTTGGACCAtgcttctttatttattttgaaagcgaacatattcaaattattgcgtaaactcaatatttttatgctaatttatttatattttatatatattttttcaaataatgtaTGATCATTGAGGCTTATGCTTTCTTACAGATAGCCGTCAACCTTGATTTGCCAAATGagttaaaaattgaaagtgaattaatgattaatttaTCTTATCCAGATTGATTTATTTTGGTCAATCATTACCAACTACAGTGCAAggctcattttttttaatcaacaaCCATATTTGATGATCTCAAGCATATATATTATGCAGGTGGTACATTGTGCACTGCAGAGGTCCAACGAGCAATACCCATTCTAAAGAAAGCATATGGAGATAGCATGCGTAAAGTATTGCATCTAGGCCCTGATACTTGTTCAGTAGtgtctaaattattaaaagaagagGATACAGAAGCATGGGGTGTGGAGCCCTACGACTTAGATGATGCTGATGCCAGTTGCAGACACCTTGTGCGGAAGGGCTTCGTGCGTGCTGCTGATATTAAGTTTCTCCTGCCATATAGAGCAAAGTCATTTTCTCTTGTCATTGTTTCAGATGCATTGGATTACTTGTCTCCCAGATACCTTAACAAGACTCTACCAGAACTTGCAAGGGTTTCTGCTGATGGTGTTGTTATATTTGCCGGTAAACCATTCTTACTACGTTTATCATTTgagattattatattttctttacacCTAGTCTTGTTAAATGGGAGGAACCGGAACTCAATTGTGGCTGCTTGTGGTTTTGAGTGCATAGAAGGATAACATAAGCTACATTTTTGTCTGGTTTTCGTTCATACTCTTTATGATTCTCTCTGTCTTTCACTGTGATGGTGTCTTTCACTgtcatggtattagagccagacaccgggcgatgtgccagcgaggaggctgagccccgaaggggggtggacacgaggtggtgtgccagcaaggacgttggaccccgaagggggtggattggggatcccgcatcggttggagaagggaactacgaggacgctgggcaccgaagggggtggattgtgagactccacatcggttggggaggagaaagaagcattctttataagagtgtggaaacccctacctagcagacgcgttttaaaaacctcgaggggaagcctgaaagggaaagcccaaagaggacaatatctactagccgtgggcttgggctgttacaaataggaTCGTCTAATAACTCGCTGAGGTCATTTTTAGTTACCTTTTATTGTCCATAATTCTTTTCTCAATCACGGGATAGTGGTCTgatctttttttgttctgcattaattttgttataaagATTGGGCagcaaaaaaaaggaaggcGCCATTGTTGGAAGGACCCACGGTGCTCTCTCTCTCAGCCCACCACCTTGACCCATCCTCGTCGGAAACCATGACCAACCCCTCAACACCCCATTCCCCACTGACTATATACCTCCCCCAGCCCCACTACCACCCACCCACACTCTCGAAAACCAAAATGACCACCCAATCACCCTTAAAGAAGCGATCGGCCACCATTGAAAGGAAGAGAGGCTTGTTGAACCTACCATTTGGGTTGAAAAAGTTATCGAAAGGAGAGGTACTTTAACAGAGGTGGCCATTCTTCATAGCAATGTTGGtcttaacaaaattttcattcctgtgcgtgaagaaagaaaaggatggTATGCTTTTTATAAACCCATTAGCAATTACCCACCTGCTCCCATGAAAGGTAGTTCACCGACCTAAACCCCCACCAACCATTAAGAGCTGAATCAACTCTACTCCTAATATAGCCCTACTAACCTTAAATGCCTCTGAATGTGTCAAAAATAGCTTTGAAAGGGTCAATGGTAGGAAAGGGTCTGAATATGTCAAACCTGAGCCGGATCAGTTGAGAAGCTGAGCTAGAGCCCATGGATTCTTTGACTGGCTCCAAATCTCGAAAGTGGGATGAGATAGAGCAGTTGTTGTGACTCAGTAAGCAAAGAGACCGCTTTTATATTAGCATCCAACTCCCACTTTCTTAATCTGGTCGATGTGagacaacttttttttaaaaattttcgaTTGCTACATCATACACATCTAAAAAACACTTTCATCCCCACAAGTACCTTAAGCTTGCAAAAATTCAAGATACTTCTTTGAGGTTCAAATGAAAAGGCAAGTTGAACCCATGCTTCATCGGACCCTTTTACATTGTGGATCAAATTGAACTAGTGGCATACTGGTTAGCTCTACCACCATCGTTGTCCGCGGTGCATAACGTATTCCACGTGTACATGCTTCGCAAGTACATCACTGACTCAACATACGTGATAGACAAGGACCTAAGTTAAAAAAGCCAGTGAAGATCCTAGCCCGCGAAATAAAAGTCCTACGTACTAAAGAAATAGCCTTTGTCAAGATATTGTGGCAAAACCACCAAGCGGAAAAAGCCACGTGGGTACAAGAGATTCTCTTATGGCCAACGAACCATTTGATAAATGGAAGAGGAAAACTGAAAATGCGTAGTTATTGTACTCAACATCGAAAAGGCTCTTCacaaggtggattgtgatgttctTGACAATATCCTCCTTCATGAAGTATTGAAACATAACTTGCGATCTTGGTTTGGGAATGTATCTCCTCaacaattttttctattattaatcAATGGTTGTCCTCGAGGGGAAATATTACCCACAGGGGCTTTGCCAAGGGGACTCCCTATCTCCTTTACTCTTCATTATGATCATGGATTTTCTTTGCCATATGCTTGTACCACATTAAAGGTTTCAATGTTGGCTAAGGTAATTTCAAGATTAGAATTTTCCTCTGGGAAAATATCTCATCAGGCTACTAACACTTGTGATATCCTCCAAAGGCCCATGCCTTACTTGGCCATCTCTTCAAGATGGTTCTCTATTTGCAAAACAGAGTGACGAATCTCAAAACCATATTTTCATCCATTGCTCCTCTGCTCGTAAATACCGGGATAGAAATCTCATCACTTTTAGCTGGCTTTTGAGTCTCCCTAGAGATGTGAAGGACATCCTCACTTTTGTCTTACCGAGCCACCCCTTCAAAGATGTCAAACCTTTGCTATGCGTCCACATTAACAGGACCTTCGTTTGGGTCAAaagggttttgttttggaCAAAGAGCACAATTTTGAAGTGTTCTTTGATCTTGTTATCTACGATGCTATCTCTTGGTATAAATTGTATAGCACCTTTGCTTCATATAGTTATGCTTCTATTTTATCCCGTTAGGAAAACGTTTTATAAACATCATGGATTATCCATCCTTTTCGTaaatttcatacatcaatTAGTTTAGATTGATtgaattgatttaatttctctccatttctGTTTCAATTTGCAGGCTATCCAGGTCGGCAAAGGGTCAAAGATTCGGAACTTCCCAAATTCGGACGTCCAGTAAGTACCTTTTTATGCAAAAAAGAGTATAGCTAgcattaatcaaattaaaagggACTGGAtgaataaatagttttttagtTTAGTTATTGGTTGGAAACCATCTTTGAGTAGTTTTTGATGACTGGAACTTCAGACTGACCTCAGATTGTGATATTAGAGCTGCTTGTCAGTCCTGTAATTATCATTAATAACCTGATTATTTTGAGATAATAATAGATAGAAACAACGCTCCTAAAGAGTCCTATTAAAACCAAGAAATATAGGCTCCACACCAGAATAAATGAAGTTTTTCGAAAAAACCTGCCAGTGGAGGAAGACCTCATAAGAGACATAGGGCTAAAGAGAGAGCCAAAATAGGATCTTTTGTGTATAATCTTGCATAATCTCGAATGTTATCAGTTTTGTAGACCAAATGATAGCGGAGCACTCCCAATATTACTATCTAGCCTTCTAAATTAGTGTGTCAAATTCAAATCTGATCTTTGTTGGAACGGCCAATAAGTATGAACTTGCAATATTGGTTCATTCCTTCCTTGCTGAGCTTATTTTCGAATTAGTAAAACAGTCGAGTTTAGATGCATAACACTGAAACACGTGCTTGTTGTGAAGGCAAAATTACGAAGCTCGTC
Protein-coding sequences here:
- the LOC111776308 gene encoding uncharacterized protein At3g49720-like isoform X2; amino-acid sequence: MSRRPVNPSRRLVDGGSLPFVGSIHSKSRSSPLLTIGLVVGAMLLIGFCYHQSGGSRSNIEAVSKVEGTLCTAEVQRAIPILKKAYGDSMRKVLHLGPDTCSVVSKLLKEEDTEAWGVEPYDLDDADASCRHLVRKGFVRAADIKFLLPYRAKSFSLVIVSDALDYLSPRYLNKTLPELARVSADGVVIFAGYPGRQRVKDSELPKFGRPAKLRSSSWWIRYFVQTSLEENEAVVKKFDQAAAKRSYRPACQVFHLKSYS
- the LOC111776308 gene encoding uncharacterized protein At3g49720-like isoform X1; translated protein: MSRRPVNPSRRLVDGGSLPFVGSIHSKSRSSPLLTIGLVVGAMLLIGFCYHQSGGSRSNIEAVSKVEGGTLCTAEVQRAIPILKKAYGDSMRKVLHLGPDTCSVVSKLLKEEDTEAWGVEPYDLDDADASCRHLVRKGFVRAADIKFLLPYRAKSFSLVIVSDALDYLSPRYLNKTLPELARVSADGVVIFAGYPGRQRVKDSELPKFGRPAKLRSSSWWIRYFVQTSLEENEAVVKKFDQAAAKRSYRPACQVFHLKSYS